The nucleotide window GGCCTGGGGCGCTGCAGCCGGGGGCCACCCGCCCCTGCTCCTCTCCGCCTTCTGGCACTCGCCCTCCCTCGCTGGTTCCGGgatggggctgagggagggggccTGGACTCTCCAGGACCCCCCGTCCGTCCTCCCTCGTCGGGAGACACCTCTCCCCCATGGGGCTTGagcgccgccgcctcctcctgGGTTCTGTCACCCTCCTGCCTTTCCCATGACGCAAGTGGAGGAAAACTCCAAAAGTTTGCAAAGTGAGGGCTTGCGAGGAGGGGGCCAGAGCCGAGACGGCTGAGAGGGGGTTGAAGAAGGATGCAGAGAGAGCCGCCGACACccccctcccattcccctgcccctccacccccactctggCGAGACTGGATGAAACCGGGCCGTGGCGCAGCCTGGGGATTGTTCTCCGGAGGGACCCAGGGCGGGCCTCAGTGCCAGCAGCGCCCTCTGGGAAGAAGCCTGAGAGGCCTGGGATACTGGCCGCTGCAGGTCCTGGTACCTTAGCCAGACAGGGCCAGAAGCACCCCTGCCCTGGGAGACTTCCTTCAGAGGGAAAGACAAGACACTACATATGCAGCAACAAGGAACAAGCTTAGGCACGACCCGGTTCTGTGATGCTTTGTGCAGCCGCGGGGACGAGATTTTCCTCCGCCTCAGCagcaaggagagaggggaggtcTGGGTAGGCTTGCAGAAGAGGCAAGGGGGATCTGACCCTTGGTCAGCCCATCCGGGACACTTTGGCCACTgactgccaggcactgtgctgggcactggggattaCATCACAACAGGCAGTAGGTGTTGTGCCCTCTTGGGTTTACAGTCCACCGTCTTGTCCTTGGAATTCATCTATCCTGTGTCTGTCTCACTCATTCAGTCATGCAatcaaggaaacaaactgagtaaTCATTCTGTATCAGGCCCCCTGGGCTACAAACATAAATAAGACATTGTCCTTACCCTCCAGAAGCTCAGATATGTCAGGAGAAGTAGACCGATAACTCCCCACCCAGAGTCACCAGGGCCAAGAAATGTGCATGGGAGGGCACCTATCCCATGGGTGGAGCAAGGAtcaaagaaggcttcctggaggaggagatgcCTAAGGTGAGACCAAGGCTTTTGCTCCTACTCCTCTTCCTGGCTGTGCCCTGGAGCCTTACCTACCCCTTCTAGCTAGAAGTTCCTTCCTCCTCATTCTGACTCTTCCTACTTGTTGATTAATTGGCACAAGGTAGAGCTGCTAAAGGTGAGCACGTTTGGCTGTTTAAAGGGATGTAGGCTGCAGGCCTCTGGCTCCAAAACCCAATTTCATTGGTGCAGTGAGAAGATCCAATTCCCTATGGAGGGCTGGCATATGACCTGAATAAAAGCTTACGTACAAACCCCAGAAGgccagctattattttttttaaatttttatttgtcactatagttgacatacaatattacattagttttaggtatacaacatagtgattcaacaattacataCATTACCAAATGCTCACAGTGGTAAGTGTAATTACCAGCTCAGATATTAAATTGCACAGAGAAATACAACTGGTCAGGCCGACCTGAATATTTGCATCAACAGCTCAAGGCAGTCTGAGCTGCTCCTTAGGAAGCACAGTTACCAGAAGGTTAGCTCAGAACCTGGAAACCCCATGATAGGAAGAGGAGATGGTGTCACAAGTCTTTCAGCCAAGAAACCATAAGATCTTGTCCCCCACAATAGGGGCAGCCTTGATTCTAAGGATTCGTGTCATCCTACTCTTGCTACAACCAAATCTGAAGTATGTTTCCCCCAGCTACTTTTGGGACAccccttctctgtgctctctTTGCAGTTCACATAGCCTCTCTCCAAGCTGAGTCTAACAACAGCAACTACTTCATCAGTGCCACacgctgctgtaaacattttacTGTTATTAGCTCCCTTAATACAACTGATAGAATTTCTGCTTACCCAACCAGAATCCTAGTCCAGCCACCACCCTGAAGGCCTTTGGTTGGTTCCCAAACACCTCAGTCACACATTCACAGACCAAGCACCTTAGACTTACTCCCACACCTGTTCTGAGTGAGTTTTTCTCTCAGAGGCCACCCTTATTTCCAGGTTCTTGGAGAAAATTCTCTTGAGCCTCATAGAGATTTCCATCCAGTACCGCTATCTTCCATTCCCTCCCCTTTCAGTGAACCTCTTCAAACCTAGGGATGACAcagtccccccacctcccccggtGCTAGTCTCAGGAAACTGCACTAACCTTTGTGGTTTCCCTACACCCTGCCCATTCCCTTGGGACAAAGTTCCTTTATTCAATTCTTTTCACATTATTCTAATTggagtgtgctctctctttcctgctgggGCCCTGACTCATGCTAGGCAAACAGCACCCATTCCCCATCCAAGCATCCAACCTTCCTTCTTTAGGTAAGGAGTCAGCAAGGGACAACCATAGTCAGTGGTTTCCAGGCTGACCCCACTGGTGGCAGCATGGGTACACTGGATTACACTGTAACAATGCACTCGAGAAGACGAGAGCCTGAGATAGTGCAAGGGTACCGGGCTAGGGAGAAGTAAATCTGGGAGTTTATGCAAGAATAGACTAGAATGGCATCCAACAAGCTGTGGGTATTGAGGAAAGAGTCAAcccacatctttaaaaaatagattctcCGCTCTACCCCCACCAGCTACTGCCCCATTTCTCTGCACACATGagcaaaattcctcaaaatagCCATCTATACTAGCTGCCTGcaatttctttcctccctttctcttcttaaaGCCCTCTTGCCAGTCTGTCACCATCACACTCCACAGCAACTATTCTTGTCAAGGTCAAAGTCATCTATGACCTAATGGTTACTCTCAGTTCCCCTCTTACTCAACGTCTCCATACCATTTGACCAGGTTGATCACTCCTTCCCCTGGATACAGTTTCTTCACTTGCATCGGGGAGATCATGCTCCGCTGGTTTCCCTTCTACCTCACTGGTTCATCCTCCTCTCTCCAATAATTCTTAATACCAGGTGACTACAGAAAGTGGTCCTCTTGTCTTTTCTATCATATTCACTCCTTTGATGACCTCGCTCAGGCTCATGGCTTGATACATCATCTATCAGCCAATAACACCTCAATTTTTTAATCTCCGGCCTAGGCCTTTCTCTAGAATTCCAGACTCAAATGTCTTTCTCCTTGACATCTCCCCTGGGATGTCTAATAGACACCTCCAACCCAACATGTCCCAAACAATATCAGGTATTGCACCCCAAACCTGTTCTACTTGGCAGCCTTTCCCAGCTCAAGTGACAAGTAGTTTCTTCCacttgctcaggccaaaaactgGAGCCATCCTTGACTCTCTTCATCATCCTGGGACGACTCTCACATCAGATTCTCACTACTGCTCTCCTGGTCCCAGTCACCGTCCTTCTCACCCAGATCACTGCAACAGCTTCCTAATGATCTGTTTCCATCCTTGCCTCCTGACAGTCTATTCTCAACATGGCAGTCAGACTGACCATTTAAAACATAAGTTAGATGTCAATCTCCTGCTCAAAACCATTGTGTCCTCATCTCACAAACATAAAAACCAAAGTCCTTACTTATTACTTACTCAAAGGCCTATGAGCCTCTGTCATCTGaaccctctttcctcccctcctagCCCACTGCTCCAACAAGGATGGCTGTTACTCCTCTTCTGACATGCCAGGCACATTCCTGTCTTAAGGCATTTGCAGACTGTGTCCTCTTTCTGAAATACTCTTCCCCTAGATATCCACATGGCTAAATCTCTATAAAATATCACCTTCTCAATAAGACCTACCCTGACATGCCCTATTTAAAATTCAGCCCTTCCTCACCCCAAGTTGTCCTATATCCTGCTGTTTTTTTCATAATGCTTATTACTTGCTAACACATATAGTGTAGTTTTTACTGTGTTTATTTTCCAGGGAGAAGGAAGTTAACCAAAAGTCCTACTGCAGACATGCTAAGCAAGGGCTGAGGATGGGAGTGAGGTTGGGGGAATATGAAGGGTGGGGATGCAGTACAAACTGGGAGAATGTATTTGTTCTATATATAACTGGTTAaggcttaatatccaaaatacataaagaacatcttcaaatcaattagaaaaaaaagcaaactgtattagttttctattgcagCTActacaaattaccacaaacttggtggcttaaagcaacccagttttattcttttacagaaATCCAAACtggatctcactgggctaaaattaaAAGTGTCAGCAGGCCTGtgtcccttctggaggctctaaggaaaaatttgtttccttgcctttccagcttctagaggctgcccacagtCCCCTGCTCTTGGATCCCTTTCATCTTCAAAGACCCCTATCACATCACTCAGACTTCTGCTTTCATCATCCATCTCCTGACTCCTGCCTCCCTTTTTACCTTATAAGGACCCTTATGATGATAACATGGGACCCACCCAGATAATTGAGAATACTCTCAGcatctcaaaatctttaatttaaccACATTTGCAAAATCGGTGTGTATACAAattacctggggatcttgttaaatgcagattctgattctgtaggtcaggaatGGGCCTAAAATAGTGCATTTCCAAAAAGCTCTTTGCTGGTCCACTGGCTCCACTTTGAATAAGAAGGTTCTCAACGTATTTAAAGATGCATGTAGAAtgataaaaccattttttttctttttaagcaaaagggaaaaataaacacagaactcGGGAGGATACCATTACCCCTGGCTAGAGGAGTGGCTGGAACAGGTAAATGAAATGGTCCTGGTGACAATTTCTTAAACTGGCTGTCCAGTTCGTTAAGTATTCATTATACGTTGTAACGtacatatattacatgtattattttccaCATGTCAAGTATTATACTTAAAAAGGACAATGAAAACcatacaaaaccaaaacaaaatgatcAGCGAAGAAGCTAGGTGGCGTCAAAGGTCTGGGCAAATAAAGTGGTTAGTCTATATAATTTACAGATACAACTAGCCATAACAGCGTTAAATTTATTAAACTCAGTACTGGGTGACCAGAAGTCCACTCAGTCGGGCTAAGTTGTATGAGCTCAACTAAGTAGTTAGGTTTCGTACTTAATATCCAAATTTCTCAGACTTGCTGGGATTTATGAGCCACCTGCTAACAATACAGATATCCAGGAGGCTCCCGTGTAGATCTCGATCCCCTGCGTGTAAGGAAGCAGCCGGGGAATCAGTATTTTATAGGTTCACCGGCGTCCAGCCCCACTAGACAAGAGAGAAATCGCCCGCCCGGTGAAGGGCCTGGAGGTAGCGAGCGACCGGGACTATCCGGTCAGCCCCCGGCTGGCCGGCTCCGGAAAGCTCCCCACCAGTTGGTAGGAACCCGACGAGAGTTAGCACGGTAAACCCCATCCAACAAGCGGTCACCCATCTTCCCCAGGACTGTCCTCAGCTTCTCTGAGGAGACTCCCCTGAAAGTCCCTAAAAGGCGTAAGTCTGAATGAGAGGAAACGATTACCGCACTAGGGGATATACTTTTGGTAACTTAAGACATCGCGAAAGTTTAAAACGAAAACAAACCCGTATCCCCTCCCCGCCCGCCGCCCCACCACCAGCCTTTCTTCGCTACTTCTTCCCGGTTTCTTCAGCCAACGCGAAAAGAAACGCGAGACAGAGATGTGGGGCGTGGCTCCGCTCTGACCAATGGAAATCGAGGGCGTGGCCTTGAGCCTTTCTCTCTTTGGCCCAGGGTCCCCGAGGCGGAAGTCGCCCGGCTGATAGTACGCGCTCTTAGCCTGGGGTTTTGCGGCACCCGGAGCCGCCATCATGGTGCGGAAGCTTAAGTTTCACGAGCAGAAGCTGCTGAAGCAGGTAGACTTCCTGAACTGGGAGGTCACTGACCACAACCTGCACGAGCTGCGCGTGTTGCGGCGTTATCGGCTGCAGCGGCGGGAGGACTACACGCGCTACAACCAGCTGAGCCGGGCTGTGCGCGAGCTGGCGCGGCGCCTGCGCGACCTACCCGAGCGCGACCCGTTTCGCGTGCGCTCCTCGGCCGCACTGCTGGACAAGTTGTATGCTCTTGGCCTGATTCCCACGCGTGGCTCGCTCGAGCTCTGCGACTTCGTCACGGCCTCGTCCTTCTGCCGCCGCCGCCTGCCCACCGTGCTTCTGAAGCTGCGTATGGCGCAGCACCTTCAGGCCGCCGTGGCCTTCGTGGAGCAGGGCCACGTGCGCGTGGGCCCCGACGTGGTCACCGACCCCGCCTTCCTGGTCACCCGCAGCATGGAGGACTTTGTCACCTGGGTTGACTCATCCAAGATCAAGCGGCATGTGCTGGAGTACAATGAGGAGCGCGATGACTTCGATCTGGAGGCCTAGCGGGTCGTCCCACCCACGGCTGGATTTCATAGATGGGAAGGCTGAGACCTGATGTTTGAGATTCTGTGAGGGCGCTCTCCCCGCGAGTGTGTCAGCCAGGCCTTGGTTCTTAAGAACTCGGCCCCTCGGCAGCAGGCCACGCACAGAGCCAAAGGGTACGGCTGTTTTCCATGAATTTGTGTTAGTCCTTGAATATTGATAACTAAATGACTGATCTAAGAGACACTGGGAAGCAGTTTTGTGCAGCAGTACGGAATTGTTAGATTATGTGCCTGAAACATTGTAGTTTGAAGGAACtttgctccccaccccttccacttAGTTTTCCCTTTATTATCTTGTAGCGGGACAGTTTGGTTGGGTCTATTTAATTCGAATACTTGCTCTGGTTTTGTGATTATGTACAGACGATGGAAAATTTGGTCTCAAGTTTTCATAAAATGGGTGAGACTGTAGTGCTGTGGGTGTCCTCCCTTGCCTAAAGGAAGACTTCCTCGTGCCAATAAATCGTATGTGCTTTATATGTGCaaatttttgtctggttttctcaTCTAGGTTCACATCTGGGCTTCTTGGCTCAAGAACCCAGTAGGAAAGAATAGGGTCAGCAGCGACCACCTGTGGGTGAGGCCTGCCACAGGGGGGCATGTGGAGGTTGCAGGATGTTGTACAGGGCTGGGCAAATTTGTCAGTTTACCAATCCCTTCCTCGGAATGAGTGTTTTGGCAGAGATCTTCCCCACAGGACTTCCTGTTGATACTCCAGCCCCAGGAAATACCATACTAGAGGGCTGAAATGTTTGCTGTTTGCTTGCCTAAGGAAATAATTACCCTGTAGCTTGGCCATCTAGTGGTTAGAAGTGGCCCAGGAGGTTCCTGGAAACATGTTCTTCGTGGTAAGGAATTGGAGAATAGGGAGACTACCTCTTTTTACCCAAGACTTACACAAGGAGAAAAAGTAGGATGCCAAGACCAGTAGATTGTGTGCCTTCTCCATTTCCCCAGGTGAAAGTGAGCGTTTGGTAGAGAAACAAGGGAAGGGGACACTGGATGATAAAAACAAATGCCTCTACTATGTATGCGTCAGGCACATTTGTAAGTGTATTACATGAATTAATCTGTTTAATCCTCCCCAAAATGCTAAGGAGTGGGGAATCCAATTATCCTCTGCTtttcagatgagggaactgaggcagagaTGGGTCAAATTGCCCAAGATGGCATCGCCAATAAGCGGTGGAGCTGGCATTGTGCTCCCTTTAAGACACTGTCAACATTGGCAGAGCCAGGCCTTGTAATATGTAGGGGTTTAGAGAGAATCCCTGAATTTGAGTTTCCAAGCCAGCAGAGAAGCAGCACCAAGCAATGTGATTGGTCTCCAAAAAGATGCCATATAATGGCTTGAACAAGGAGAAGGCTTTGAGCTCCCAAGGCTTAACACTCACTGAGACCCTACCTGTGTTAGGTTGCCATTTGCTCTTCCCAACAACCCTGCAAGGTAGGTGGTGTTATCCCCGTCTTTTCAGTTTAGGAAATAATTGAAACAAGAACTCTGTCTGAGGTTCAAGTCCAGGCTTATGTGACTCTACAGGCCATGCTCTTCTCAGTGCCATTCCTTTAGAAGTGGAAGGACAAAGAATCTTACTCCTCAGCTCCAGTGGCTGGGCACAGTCTGTCCCCATTTGAGGAATGTCCTCAGGGTTCCCAGGATTGGGGATCTCATGGAGAAGTTGGTGCTCTAAAAGCCACCTCTGGCTCCTACCCAGATCCCACAGGGCAAGGCAGGTAGATTGGCCCTTTGGAGTAGTTGGAGCCTGCATCTATAGCCCAAACAGGTAAAacttaaaagttctttttaaggaaactggGTTTAGGAACTTGGAAGTAAAATACAAGATTCTTTAGAAAAGCCCTTCTTTCTTTGGGAGgaagatatgaaagaaataacttaccaaaagttacttaaaaacttaaaaaactggggggcgcctgagtggcacagcggttgggcgtctgcctttggctcagggcgtgatcccggcgttatgggatcgagccccacatcaggctcctctgctatgagcctgcttcttcctctcccactccccctgcttgtgttccctctctcgctggctgtctctatctctgtcgaataaataaataaaatctttaaaaaaaaaaaaaacttaaaaaactggGCATATGgggggcttagtcggttaagcgtctgccactagcagggtcctgggatcgagccccatgtcgggctccctactcatcgagagcctgcttctctctctccctctgcctctccccccaactcacatgccctcgttctctctctcaattaaaaaaaaaaaagaaagaaaaatcttcaaaaaaaacttttaaaaacttaaaaaacaaaaacaaaacctatgcAAGATTCAGAAGGCAAGTTCTAAGAACCAGACTACCTGGTCTGATTTGGGGCTTCTAGGCTTAACTAGCTATGTGACATTGACTATTTTTCTTAGCctcctctgtgcctccatttGCTATATTACAAATATGTGGTAATATGGGGTAAGGGAAAAGAATGGGGAACTACTGCTCAACAGgtacagaatttccatttgggatgatgaaaaaattttggaaatagattgtggtgatggttgtacaatgTTCTGAATGTAATTAACACCACTGAGTTGtgtacttaaaaatggctaaatggcaaattttatgttacacatattttaacacaatttttttttaagttttatttagtgatttaagtaatctcaacacctaGCCTGGGACttagactcacaaccctgagatcaagagtcgcatgctctacttactgagctggccaggtgcccccacaatttttaaatactgaaaaaaatgggGGTGGGTAGTAATAGTACTGACATTAAAAATTATGGAGAGGATTAAATGGTTTAATTCCTACAAAATGCTTAGAGGAGCTCCTGGCATGTGTTAAAACCTTAAAGCTTAagctcctcttttccctccctccccaggccacaAAAGAAAGTCAGGGAGCTAGACATGTTACAACAAAAAAGCCTAATggatgaaaaaatgtatatacacaatggcaGGAGGGAAAATTGGTAGACCTCTCAGGGCAATTTTACAATGTGTAACAGAACCTTAAAAACATACATtatatatggggcacctgggtgactcagtcagttgggtgtctgcctttggctcaggtcatgatcccagcatcctgggatggagccctgcatcagggtccctgctcagcagggagtctgcttgtccctgtacCCCTCCtgttcgtgttctctctctcaaataaataaataaaatctttaaaaaaaatacattatataccCTCTGACCTAGAAATGTCACTTTCAAGAATTTAGCATAATTGTGGGTCTTCGCAGAAAATTAACTACAGGGATCCTCATCACAGTATTTCTAATACAGAACAATagggaaaaattgaaaatatgtcCCAAGTGGACTGGTTAAATTATCGGATAGCCTTATGATGAAACACAACCATTAaaaactgtaggggcgcctggatggcactgTCAGtttaaatgtcagactcttggtttgggctcaggtcatgatcttgaggttttgagactgagccctgagtggagctctgcactcagtggagagtctgagattctctcccctccccttctgtgTCTCCCCCGCCTCAAGCACGCACATGCATGCgagtgcgcgcgcgcacacacacacacacactctctctctctctctcaaataaatttttttaaaataatgataataaaaattattatagcaAGATAGCCCATCCCCTCCAAGTTTCTCACTCAAGTCTGGAATGGCCTGAGGTGTGGTGCTGGTCACATTTTGAGAAGCACGAGCCTTGTGCCTAGTTCAGTGCTTGGCATAAAGCAAGTATTGCGACAACATGAGATCATCTCCCAACAACtgaggggggcagaggctggaCTGGCTGCAGGCAAGCACGGGCAGAAAGCAAGAGAAGCAGGGGCCTGGCTCTGCTGATTACTTTAGTGCGACTTGGGGCATATTGGGGACTCACTGGACCttactccctctcctctctgtaaTAGGAGGAGGCTGAACCAGGTGACCCCTAGTTTCTGCTCTGAAAGTTTTTGATTTGGAGGAAAGGATATGAAAGAGTGcagtgaacatttaaaaaggggcagagaaggggcacctgggtggctcagtcgttaagcgtctgccttttggttcagggtgtgatcccggagtcctgggatcgaaccccgcatcgaacccgcatcgggctcctccgctgggagcctgcttcttcctctcccactccccctgcttgtgttccctctctcgctggctgtctcactctctgtcaaataaataaataaaatctttaaaaaattaaataaatacataaataaataaatttattttaaaaaagaggcgGAGAAGAAATTAGAGGTGATTTGTGTGGACCAGTAGTCCCCAGTCCTGACTCAAGGTGAAAGCTGTGCTAGCTTCAGGACAAATCTGAGAATGGGCCCCCACTGTCTGGCCCTGGGGAAGTTTCCAGGGGTATCTTGCCCCCCACCACCATTCAGGGGTGGGACTCTTCCcagcctggggggtgggagggcaatGTGGGGATGAACCAATTCGCCCATTCACCCATTCAGCTCACCAGCTGAAAATCAGGAGCAAAACGAGACCCCCTTAAAATATGCAGGCAATGTCTCATGGGCTAAAGATTAGGAACTTTGGACTCACTAGGGCCTGGATTAAAATCAGGGCCCATTACCTTCTGACTGTACGTGACCTGGGCAAGCACTTTTGTCTGCAGGGAAGAGACTACCTAGGGTTCACCTAACTAGAAGTTGACATAATTAAGTAAATCAGTAAGGGAAAGGTTATCTTATAACAAGAAGTTACATACTAATAAAACAAGATTTTTGAGGATTTAGTCTGTGCCAGGTACCATCCTAATCACCTTCTGTGGATTATGTCACTTAACTATAACCACGTCAGGAGGCAAGTGCTCTTATTAGCCACATTTTATggggggaggaaactgaggcatatgTAGGTAAAATAACTCACATAGGCCACAGA belongs to Ailuropoda melanoleuca isolate Jingjing chromosome 9, ASM200744v2, whole genome shotgun sequence and includes:
- the IMP3 gene encoding U3 small nucleolar ribonucleoprotein protein IMP3; protein product: MVRKLKFHEQKLLKQVDFLNWEVTDHNLHELRVLRRYRLQRREDYTRYNQLSRAVRELARRLRDLPERDPFRVRSSAALLDKLYALGLIPTRGSLELCDFVTASSFCRRRLPTVLLKLRMAQHLQAAVAFVEQGHVRVGPDVVTDPAFLVTRSMEDFVTWVDSSKIKRHVLEYNEERDDFDLEA